In one Candidatus Peribacter riflensis genomic region, the following are encoded:
- a CDS encoding N utilization substance protein B gives MQVLFERERRACDEVEALLRDAQELGEMDQAFAETLLFGVVEKEDALKDAIQMHAPGWSLDRMDPIARCVLFVGAYELLFLKEAPPPVIMNEAIEIAKEYGTAESGKFVNGVLNAIAQGMGGGLRTKD, from the coding sequence ATGCAAGTGCTCTTCGAGCGGGAACGCAGGGCCTGTGATGAGGTGGAAGCGCTCCTGCGCGATGCGCAGGAATTGGGTGAGATGGATCAGGCGTTTGCAGAAACACTTCTCTTTGGTGTTGTGGAGAAGGAAGACGCCCTTAAAGACGCCATTCAGATGCATGCGCCGGGATGGTCGCTCGATCGCATGGATCCCATCGCACGGTGCGTGCTGTTCGTCGGAGCCTATGAGCTCCTGTTCCTGAAAGAGGCGCCGCCGCCGGTGATCATGAACGAGGCCATCGAGATCGCCAAAGAGTACGGCACAGCGGAAAGCGGAAAGTTCGTAAACGGCGTTCTGAATGCGATTGCACAGGGTATGGGGGGAGGACTCAGGACGAAGGACTAA
- a CDS encoding putative ribonuclease III, producing the protein MPPQPLSLLEKSLHLSFKDKDLLAQSLTHRSATGKARLKKHNERMEFLGDAVLELVATEHLFSFENKSEGELTNWRAALVNGKQLAVVARELKLGDYLFMSRGEEASGGRDKESTLANALEALIGAIYLDQGFDAAREFCFAHILMRLDELLKAGKHRDFKSVFQEKAQELLGVTPHYDVVAESGPDHDKEFTCAVFVGSDRVAQGSGASKQEAEQAAAQAGLNVKKWK; encoded by the coding sequence ATGCCTCCGCAGCCCTTAAGTCTCCTCGAGAAATCACTGCATCTCTCGTTCAAAGATAAAGACCTGCTCGCCCAGTCGCTCACGCATCGCAGTGCCACGGGTAAGGCGCGTCTGAAGAAGCACAATGAACGCATGGAGTTTCTGGGTGACGCGGTGCTGGAGCTCGTCGCCACGGAGCATCTCTTTTCATTCGAGAACAAATCCGAGGGTGAGCTGACCAACTGGCGTGCGGCGCTCGTGAACGGCAAGCAACTGGCGGTGGTCGCCCGTGAACTCAAATTAGGAGACTATCTCTTCATGAGCCGCGGCGAAGAGGCGAGTGGCGGCCGCGATAAGGAGTCCACGCTGGCCAATGCGCTGGAGGCGCTCATCGGGGCCATTTACCTGGATCAGGGGTTCGATGCCGCACGGGAGTTTTGCTTCGCTCACATCCTCATGCGCTTAGACGAGCTCCTGAAGGCCGGCAAACACCGTGATTTCAAGAGTGTCTTCCAAGAGAAAGCCCAGGAGCTCCTGGGGGTCACGCCGCACTACGATGTCGTGGCCGAGAGCGGTCCGGACCATGACAAGGAATTCACCTGCGCCGTGTTCGTAGGTTCTGACCGGGTGGCACAGGGGTCCGGCGCCAGCAAGCAGGAAGCCGAACAGGCGGCGGCACAGGCCGGCCTGAATGTGAAGAAATGGAAGTAG
- a CDS encoding small subunit ribosomal protein S10, which produces MVPPKKVPAKKPASAKKEVKKAPSTAKKPDAPQPSLKLQPAGKKETVVVSEKKTAPAHVVKSPPSIRIRLSAFDHTVLDEAAAKIIDTAERSGAVIHGPIPLPTKIRKFTVNRSTFVHKDARDQFEMRTHRRLIDLKETTFKTMESLQSLSLPSGVDIEIKMG; this is translated from the coding sequence ATGGTTCCCCCAAAGAAGGTTCCGGCCAAGAAACCTGCCTCCGCGAAGAAGGAAGTCAAAAAAGCTCCTTCCACAGCGAAGAAGCCGGATGCCCCCCAGCCTTCGCTGAAGCTTCAGCCGGCAGGGAAAAAGGAGACCGTGGTTGTTTCGGAGAAGAAAACTGCCCCAGCGCATGTCGTAAAGTCGCCCCCGTCGATCCGCATCCGCCTGAGCGCCTTCGATCACACGGTTCTGGATGAGGCAGCCGCCAAGATCATCGACACGGCTGAGCGCAGCGGCGCCGTGATCCACGGGCCCATTCCCCTGCCCACCAAGATCCGCAAGTTCACCGTGAACCGCTCGACCTTCGTGCACAAAGACGCGCGCGATCAGTTTGAGATGCGCACGCACCGCCGCCTGATCGACCTCAAAGAGACCACGTTCAAAACCATGGAGAGCCTGCAATCTCTGAGCCTGCCCTCCGGCGTGGATATCGAAATTAAGATGGGCTGA
- a CDS encoding elongation factor Tu yields the protein MAEQKKFDRSKPHVNVGTIGHVDHGKTTLTAALSLNFSPEGEKKGYADIDNAPEEKERGITINTAHVEYESSKRHYAHVDCPGHADYVKNMITGAAQMDGAILVVSAADGPMPQTREHILLARQVNVPYIVVYLNKIDLVTDPELIDLVETEVRELLTKYEFPGDKTPIIRGSALKALEGDQAQIDNLKKLLETLDEWIPIPERQTDKPFLMSVEDVFSIKGRGTVATGRIEQGKVKINEEVEVVGIKPTRKTVVTGVEMFHKLLDEGMAGDNVGLLLRGIEREDIERGQVLAKPGSITPHTKFDAEVYILTKEEGGRHTPFFKGYKPQFYLRTTDVTGAVELPENVEMVMPGDNVKFVVTLGAPIALNEGTRFAIREGGRTVGSGVVTKVLE from the coding sequence ATGGCAGAGCAGAAGAAATTTGACCGCAGCAAGCCGCACGTGAACGTCGGCACCATTGGTCACGTCGACCATGGTAAGACCACGCTCACTGCAGCTCTCTCCCTCAATTTCTCTCCGGAAGGCGAGAAGAAGGGCTACGCCGACATCGACAATGCCCCTGAAGAGAAAGAGCGCGGCATCACCATCAACACCGCGCACGTGGAGTACGAGTCCTCCAAGCGCCACTACGCGCACGTGGACTGCCCGGGGCACGCCGACTACGTGAAGAACATGATCACCGGTGCCGCTCAAATGGACGGTGCCATTCTTGTGGTCTCGGCTGCGGACGGACCCATGCCCCAGACCCGCGAGCACATTCTTCTGGCCCGCCAGGTGAACGTGCCGTACATCGTGGTCTACCTCAACAAAATCGATCTCGTGACGGACCCTGAGCTCATTGACCTGGTGGAGACCGAAGTGCGCGAGCTCCTCACCAAGTACGAGTTCCCGGGTGACAAGACACCGATTATCCGGGGCTCTGCCCTCAAGGCTCTCGAAGGCGACCAGGCCCAGATCGACAACCTGAAAAAGCTCCTCGAAACGCTCGATGAGTGGATCCCCATTCCTGAGCGCCAGACCGACAAGCCTTTCCTGATGTCCGTGGAAGACGTCTTCTCCATCAAGGGACGCGGCACCGTGGCTACGGGTCGTATCGAGCAGGGCAAGGTGAAGATCAACGAAGAGGTCGAGGTCGTCGGCATCAAGCCGACCCGCAAGACCGTCGTCACGGGTGTGGAAATGTTCCACAAGCTCCTGGACGAAGGAATGGCCGGCGATAACGTAGGCCTGCTCCTGCGCGGTATTGAGCGCGAAGATATCGAGCGCGGCCAGGTGCTGGCCAAGCCCGGCTCCATCACCCCGCACACCAAGTTCGACGCCGAGGTGTACATCCTCACCAAGGAGGAAGGTGGTCGCCACACGCCCTTCTTCAAGGGCTACAAGCCGCAGTTCTACCTCCGTACGACCGACGTGACCGGCGCAGTCGAGCTGCCCGAAAACGTGGAAATGGTCATGCCGGGTGACAACGTGAAGTTCGTCGTCACGCTCGGCGCTCCGATCGCCCTGAATGAAGGAACCCGCTTCGCCATCCGCGAAGGCGGCCGCACGGTCGGCTCCGGCGTGGTGACCAAGGTCCTTGAATAG